One window of Geoalkalibacter sp. genomic DNA carries:
- a CDS encoding dihydroorotase: MKILISGGRVLDPAHGIDDQLDLLIENGRIGQVGKNLKAEGAQLIDARGKLVTPGLIDLHVHLRDPGQEYKEDIVSGTRAAVAGGFTAVACMPNTKPVNDGKSVTRYILAKAAAEGFCHVLPVGSITQGSKGEALAEMGDMKEAGCVGFSDDGHPVTSGELMRRALEYARPFGVPIIAHSEDLDLVGQGVMNEGFVATELGLKGIPWVAEAAPIARDVMLAEFTGGHLHVAHVSCGAAVEIIRSAKKRGVRVTCEAAPHHFTLTDEAVRGYDTNAKMNPPLRSAEDVAAIRAGLADGTIDAIATDHAPHHIDEKNVEFNIALNGIVGLETALPLTLRLVSDGVLSLADAIAKLTIHPARVLGLESGTLEVGRMADVTIIDPELKWTVDAQKLVSKSKNTPFDGWKMVGAATHTIVAGRIRYQR; the protein is encoded by the coding sequence ATGAAGATTCTGATCTCTGGCGGCAGAGTGCTCGACCCGGCGCACGGGATTGACGACCAACTCGACCTGCTCATTGAAAACGGCCGCATCGGTCAGGTCGGCAAGAACCTCAAGGCCGAGGGCGCCCAGCTCATCGACGCTCGCGGCAAACTGGTGACGCCGGGCTTGATCGATCTGCATGTCCATCTGCGCGATCCCGGCCAGGAGTACAAGGAAGACATCGTCAGCGGCACCCGCGCCGCGGTGGCCGGGGGCTTCACCGCCGTAGCCTGCATGCCCAACACCAAACCGGTCAACGACGGCAAGAGCGTGACCCGCTACATCCTCGCCAAGGCCGCCGCCGAAGGGTTCTGTCACGTGCTGCCGGTGGGCTCCATCACCCAGGGCAGCAAGGGCGAGGCCTTGGCGGAAATGGGCGATATGAAGGAAGCGGGCTGCGTCGGTTTTTCCGACGATGGTCATCCCGTCACCAGCGGTGAACTCATGCGCCGCGCCCTGGAATACGCGCGCCCCTTCGGCGTGCCGATCATCGCGCACTCCGAAGATCTCGACCTGGTGGGGCAGGGGGTGATGAACGAGGGCTTCGTCGCCACCGAACTGGGTCTCAAGGGCATCCCCTGGGTGGCGGAGGCCGCGCCCATCGCCCGCGACGTGATGCTCGCCGAGTTTACCGGCGGCCATCTGCATGTGGCCCATGTGTCCTGCGGCGCGGCGGTGGAGATCATCCGCTCCGCCAAGAAACGCGGCGTGCGCGTCACTTGCGAGGCGGCCCCGCATCATTTCACCCTCACCGACGAGGCGGTGCGCGGCTACGACACCAACGCCAAGATGAACCCGCCGCTGCGCTCAGCCGAGGACGTGGCCGCCATCCGCGCGGGTCTGGCCGACGGCACCATCGATGCCATCGCGACGGATCACGCCCCGCACCACATCGATGAAAAGAATGTCGAGTTCAACATCGCCCTCAACGGCATCGTCGGCCTGGAAACCGCTCTGCCCCTGACCCTGCGTCTGGTGTCCGACGGCGTGCTCTCGCTTGCCGACGCCATCGCCAAGCTCACCATCCATCCGGCGCGGGTGCTGGGACTGGAGAGCGGCACTCTGGAAGTGGGGCGCATGGCTGATGTGACGATCATCGATCCCGAGCTCAAATGGACGGTCGATGCGCAAAAACTCGTATCCAAAAGCAAGAACACGCCCTTTGACGGCTGGAAGATGGTCGGCGCCGCCACCCACACCATCGTTGCCGGGCGTATCCGCTATCAACGCTAA